From the genome of Longispora fulva:
GACGGCGGCGTCCCGCTCAGCCAGGACGAGCCCGGCTTGATTGCGTATCTGGCGCGCTCCTACTAGTGGGTGGGGCCCAGCCTTACTGGGCAAACCAGCCACGACGGGGTGGTCGCACGCCGGTGACACCCCACCGTAACAAATGATGATCTTGATCTGGCTTTTGATCTGACGTCTTGGCCCGCTGAGGGCGTCGAGGCGGAGGCGCGGAGGTTCCGGCATACCGGTGTTGTATGCCGGGTTCTCCGCAACGCGCGCATCGTCGTCCTCAGCGGGTCCCACCACTAGCCCTTCTGGTTATGGTGGTCCGATGCCCACGGAGATCAACCTGTACTTCGGCAGCGCCCTCTGCCAGATCCTGCCCGTCCGCCCGGTGCTCGACGACGAACGCGGCCCACTGGTCGCCCTCGCCGGAGGCACCCCGGTGAAGCGGACCCGCACGGAGCGCTCGCTGCGGGACATCCCCCGCGACGAGTGGCCCGAGGGCGGCTTCCCGTTGGAGGACGACGTCTGGTTCGGCAACGGCGTGCTGATCTTCCAGCCGCACGGCGCGAACCACGCGGTGTGGTGGTTCTTCGAGGCGGACGGCGCGTTCGCCGGCTGGTACGTCAACCTGGAGACCCGCAGCCCCGACGGCTCGCAGGTCGTGGACCAGGAGCTCGACATCTGGGTGGAGCCGGACCGCACCTGGTCGTGGAAGGACGAGGAGTCCTTCGCAGCGAAGACGGGCGACCCCCGGTTCTGGTCGGCTGAGGAGGCCGCCGAGATCCGGGCGGAAGGGAACCGGGTCGTGAAACTGATCGAGGCGGGCGAGTTCCCGTTCGACGGAACGTGGACCGACCTCCGTCCTTAGAGTACTTTCCGATTGCATGATGAAGAAGATCGTCGTGACCGCCGCAGCCGGAGTCAGCATGGTTCTCGCATCCGGTGTGGCCGCTGAAGCCGCACCCCACCGCAGCTACGCCTGGGAGATGAACTCCACCCCGACGACGTCGCGGTTGCGCGGCCTGGCGGCCGTGAACTCCCACATCGCCTGGGCCTCCGGCTCGCAGGGCAAGATCCTGCGCACCGTCGACGCCGGGCACACCTGGCAGTCGGTCGGCCCCGCCGGGGTGGACGCCCTGCAGTTCCGCGACATCGAGGCGTTCGACGCGCGCAACGCAGTGGCGCTGTCGATCGGCCCCGGCCAGGACTCCCGGGTGTACGTGACCTCGGACGCCGGCAAGACCTGGACGAAGTCCTTCCAGAACGCCGACGAGAACGCGTTCTACGACTGCGTCGCCTTCGGTGACCGCCAGCACGGCCTGGCGATGTCCGACCCGGTGGACGGCACGTTCCGGATCATCTCGACCTCCGACGGCGGCCGGTCGTGGGCCGTGGTCGACCCGGCCGGGATGCCGGCTGCGCTGCCGGGCGAGGGCGGGTTCGCCGCGTCGGGCACCTGCCTCGTGGCCCGGGGCGACGACTACTGGATGGCCACCGGCGGCGCCGAGTTCGCCCGGGTCTTCCACTCGACCGACCAGGGGCGCACCTGGACCGTGGCGAACACCCCGCTGCGCAGCATCCCGTCGGCCGGCATCTTCTCCGTGGCGTTCCGCACCGCGACGGAGGGCATCGCGATCGGCGGCGACTTCGCCGAGCCGAACCGGGCCGGCCAGCTGCTGGCCGTGACGCACGACGGCGGCGCGACGTGGACGGAGGTCACCGACACCGCGCCGAAGGGCTACCGCTCGGGCGCGGTGTGGACGGGTGAGGAGTACATCGCCGTCGGCCCCACGGGCAGCGACTACTCCTTCGACGGGATCACGTGGAAGGCGTTCGACGCCGGCAGCTTCGACGCGGTGTCGACGGCGGACGGCCAGTACACCTGGGCCTCCGGCGAGCAGGGGCGCGCGGCGCGCCTGGTCGTCCGGCACTGACCCCCGTTCCACGACGACGGCCGCCCCACCCGGGGCGGCCGTTTCGCGGGTAGGGGCTGGCAGCAAGCGGCCGTCCGTCACCGCCCGACCACTGACAGCGCCCCGCATCGTCCATCATGGATCCATGACGACACGGCGCGACACGCTCCCGGCCTTCGAAGGCGCCGCCGAGCTGATGGACCTGCTAGGCAGCCTGTCCGCGCCGCCGCCCAACCTGCGCTGGCGCCGGTGGCGGCGGCGGATGCCCGTCGTGCACCTCGTCCGGGGCCCGGCGAACGCCGACCTGCTCGACCGGGTCAAGCTGCGGTTCTCCGGCCGGATCCCGACCGCGCGGCTGCAGCTCACGGCCGCCGACGGCGACGACCTGCGCGCCGTGCTCGCGCACATCGTGGAACTGCTGGCCGGGGCGCGGGCCTCGGGCGGCCGGTTGCGGTTCCGCCGGCACCAGCTGGTGGAGTACCTGCTGCAGCCGCTGCCCCGGGACGGGACGGCCGACGCGGCGAACCGGGACCGGCTCCGGCGCAGGCTGGTCCGGTGGCTGGGCGCGGTGGACCAGGCGAAGGAGGCCGTGCCGAAGGAGTGGCTGAAGGTCCTGGTCGGGGCCCTGATCACCCCGGCGACCGCGCTCGCCGCCGCGCTGGTGTCCCGGTTCGGCAGGCATGCCCGGTGGCTGACCACCCAGCCGTACCTGAACCCGGCCGGGGCGGCGGGCCTGACCGGCTTCAGTCGGCAGCTCGGCAACGCCCGGCACGTGGAGCGGCACCCGGTCCAGGTCGAACAGTTGCTGGTCGCGGCGTTCCTCGCCGACCTGACCGCCGCGTCCACCCACCGGCTGGCCGGCTGGACCCGGCCCCGGTGGCGGCGCCGGCCGGTCGCCCTGCTGATCGACGACCTGACGGCCGCACCGGTCGGGCCCCGGCTGCTGCGTGCCCTGTTGGAGGAGCGCCGGGCCGTCCCCGCCGACCCGCTGCTGCTGCTCGTCGCGGACGCCGGCCCGCCGGACGGCCCGGCCGGCGACCTGGCGATCGGTGCGCCGGCGCTCCGCCAGCAGCTCGACAACGGCGTGGACGGGCACGAGATCGAGACCCTCGTGGTGCCCGACGCGACCGTGCCCACGGCAGAGGTGCCCTTCACGCTGCGGGAACGCCGGCTGTGGCCCGGCTGGGTGTGGCCGACCGTCGCCGGGGTGCTGGCGGTGGTGCTGATCGGCGGGGTCGGCGGCTCCTGGCTGCGCGACCGGCGGACCTGGTCCGCGGAGCACTGCGGGCTGGCCGGGCCGGTGGCCGGGGTCGACGTGCTCACGGTGGGGCGCGAGTGCGTGGGGGTGTCGGACGGGACGTACCCCTTTGTGAATGATCTTGATCTGTCGCAGGGGCGCGCGCAGTCGGACCTGGGGGTCCGGCGGGCGGAGGCGGACCGGCTCCGCGCCGTGCAGGCCACGATCGGCGCCCGCAACGCCGAGATCACCGGCAGCGGCCGGCCCTACGTGACGATCGCGCACATGACGGCGATCTCCGTGGCCAGCCCCAGCGGGGCCCTGCTCAGGGGCGCGCGCGAGGAGTTGGAGGGCGTCGCGGTCGCCCAGCGCGAACTCGTGGAGTCGGGGACCCCGATCCGGGTCCTGATCGCCAACGCCGGGTACCGGATGGGCCAGGCCCCCCTCGTCGCCGACCTGGTCGCCGCCCGCCCCGGGGTGGTGGCCGTCACCGGCATGGGCCAGAGCCTGGCCCCGACCCGGGTCGCGATGGGCCGGCTCCAGGCCGCCGGCCTGCCGATGGTCGGCAGCGTGACCTCCGACGACGAACTGCCGGGCCTGTACCCGCTCTACCACCAGGTCGGGCCGGCCAACCTGCGCGAGGCGGCGGTCGCGGCGGCCTTCGCGAGAACGAGACTCGACGCGACGACCATCCGGGTGTACGCGTCCGGCGACCCCGACGACTCCTACAGCTCCAACCTGGCCCACGACGCGGAGGAGGCGTTCGCCAAGGCCGGGCTCGCGGTGGAGCTGCCCGGCCAGGGCCGCTACCGCACGGAGGCCGCCCCGGCCCTGCCCCTGCCCACGGCCGCCCAGCGCGGGATCGACGCCTGTGGCAGCGACAGCCTGCCGTTCTTCGCCGGCCGGGAGGCGGAGCTGAGCGAGTTCCTCAGCGGCCTGTCGCAGAGCTGTCCGTCGAAGCGGGTCCGGATCCTGGCCGGGGACGACGCGACCCGGTTCGTCCTGGACGGCAAGCTGGTCGGCTTCCCGAACGTCGAGCTGCGCTACCTGTCGTTCGCGAGCAGCGCGGCGCTGGCGGCCGGCGGCGGGCCCACGGGCTGCCAGCCGGCCCGGTTCTACCAGCTCTACCAGGAACTGTTCGCCCGGCAGTGCGACGACGCGCTCGACGGCCGGGCGCTGATCGGCCGCGACGCGGTGATGGTCGTCGCGCAGGCGGTGTCCCGGATCCAGGAGCGGGGCGCGCGGATCCCGGTCAGCCCGGGGGAGGTGCGGTGGGGGATCTGGCGGATCGGGGACCCCAGGCCCTTCGTGGGCGCGAGTGGCCTGATCGACTACTCGCACGCCGCTACCGGACAAGTGCCCAGAAACAAGGTTGTTCTTGTCATGCTCGCCCAGGTCGGGCAACCCAGGCCCACGCTGGAATGGCAGTGTGGCACGCTCGACGACGCCCACCCGGCGGCCAGGGGCTGCCCGATGGAGTGAAACCCGGGGGAGTCTGGCAGAATGGTCGGCTGGTAACACTGTCGTGTCGGCGCCCTCTAACCCCGGCACGGCGGCAGTCCACCCGAGGAGCCAGCGCCCAACCCCACGGGCGCGAAGCCACTCAACCGAAGCTACCGCTCAGGAGCAGTTCTACCGTGGCTACAAAGATTCGTCTTCTGCGGATGGGCAAGATCCGCAACCCGCAGTACCGCATCGTCGTCGCCGACTCGCGCACCAAGCGCGACGGCAAGGCGATCGAGTTCCTCGGCATCTACCACCCGAAGGAGGAGCCCTCGCTGATCGAGGTCAACTCCGAGCGGGCGCAGTACTGGCTGGGTGTCGGCGCGCAGCCGAGCGAGCCCGTCCTGGCGCTGCTGAAGCTCACCGGCGACTGGCAGAAGTTCAAGGGTCTCGAGGCCCCCGCGCCGCTGAAGGTCGCCGCCCCGCGCGCCGACAAGAAGGCCGCGTACGAGGCGGAGTCGAAGGTCGCCGCCGGTCTCGCCGAGGCCCCGAAGGCTGAGAAGAAGCCGGCCAAGAAGGCCGCCGAGAAGACCGAGGCCCCCAAGGCCGAGGCCGCCCCGGCCGTCGAGGCTGAGACCAAGACCGAGGAGCAGGCCGTTGTTGCGGACGCAGGCGCGGACGCCTGAAGTGCTCCGCCCCGCGCTGGAGCACCTGGTCAAGGGCATCGTCGAGCACACTGACGACGTCAGGGTGCGGATGGTCGACTCCCGGCGCGGTGCGCGCCTGGAGATCCGGGTGCACCCCGACGACCTGGGCACGGTGATCGGCCGGGGTGGGCGCACCGCCCGCGCGCTGCGCACCGTCGTCGGCTCGATCGGTGGCCGTGGGGTCCGGGTCGAGATCGTCGACGCGTACTAGGGAAATTCAAGGTGGCGTCGGGTGTCAGCCCGGCGCCACTTCTCTTTTTGTGGCAGGAGTTCAGGCGATGTTGTTGATTGTGGGGCGGATCATCCGTCCGCACGGGATCCGTGGCGAGGTCGTCGCGGAGCTCCGCACGGACGACCCCCAGGATCGCTTCGTGCCCGGCACGGTGTTCACCACCGACCCCGTGGCCCGCGGCCCGCTGACGCTGGAGTACGCGCGGCAGCACACCACGGCCGGCAAGGCCCGCCTGCTCCTCGCGCTGGAGGAGGTCAACGACCGCGACACGGCCGACAGCCTCCGGGGCGTGTTCCTCGGCGTCGAGGTCGAGGACCTGCCGGAGATCGACGACCCGGACGAGTTCCACGACCACCAGCTGGTCGGGCTCGCCGTGATGGTCGACGGCGAGAAGATCGGCGAGGTCAGCCGGGTCATCCACGGCCCGGCGCACGACCAGCTCGTGGTCCGCCGTCCGGGCACCCACGACGCGCTGGTGCCGTTCGTGGCCTCGATCGTGCCGGAGGTCGACGTGGCCGGCGGCAAGGTCGTGGTGACCCCGCCCGGCGGGCTGTTCGACCTGTGAGAGTCGACGTCTTCACGATCTTCCCGGACTATCTGGCCCCGCTGGAGCTGTCCCTGATCGGCAAGGCCCGGGGCACCGGCGCGCTGGACCTGCGCGCCACGGACCTGCGGGACTTCACCCACGACGTGCACCGCACGGTGGACGACACGCCCTACGGCGGCGGCCCCGGCATGGTGATGCGCCCGGAGCCGTGGGGCCAGGCGTTGGACACGGTGCTGACCCCGTCCAGTCTGTTGCTCGTGCCGAGCCCGGCCGGGCGGCGGTTCGACCAGGCGATGGCGCACGAGCTCGCTCTCGAGGAGCATCTCGTCTTCGCCTGCGGGCGCTACGAGGGCATCGACCAGCGGGTGTTGTCGCACGCGAGCGGGGTCTGCCGGGTCCAGGAGGTGTCCCTGGGCGACTACGTGCTGTTCGGGGGCGAGGTGGCCGTCCTGGTGGTCCTGGAGGCCGTCACGCGGCTGCTGCCGGGCGTGCTGGGCAACGCGGACTCGCTGCTGGAGGAGTCGCACGCCGCCGGCCTGCTAGAGGCGCCGATGTACACGAAACCGGCCGAATGGCGCGGGCATGGGGTCCCGGAGATTCTCCGTTCGGGGGATCATGCGAAAATTGCTCGATGGCGGCGTGACCAAGCGCTGTTACGTACGGCACAGCAGCGGCCTGACCTGCTGAAACAGTGTTACGACACGCTTGACAAGCGTGATCTCGCCACCTTGTCCGAGGCCGGATTTCAGGTATCAGCCCAGGATGTGGCAGAGTAGTGGGGTTGCTTCTGGCAGCCCCAAACCGTATTGACCGACCCGCGCGCCTATGCGCGCCTTGAGCACGAGGGAAGCAGCAGCGATGAACACGCTGGACACCCTAGACGCCCAGTCTCAGCGGACTGACATCCCGCACTTCCGCGCCGGCGACACGCTCAAGGTGTCTGTTCGGGTCGTTGAGGGCAACCGTTCCCGGGTCCAGGCCTTCCAGGGCGTCGTGATCGCCCGCCAGGGCGCCGGCCTGCGGGAGACCTTCATCATCCGCAAGGTCAGCTTCGGCGTCGGCGTCGAGCGGACCCTGCCGGTCAACAGCCCGGTGATCGACAAGATCGAGGTCGTCACCTACGGTGCCGTCCGTCGGGCCAAGCTCTACTACCTGCGCGAGCTGCGCGGCAAGAAGGCCAAGATCAAGGAGCGTCGCGACCCGAAGCCGGTCAGCTAACCGCTTCGAGATCGTCTGACATAGGCTCTCTCCCGTGAGGGAGCCCGAACGACCGTTTGATCGCCCCCGTGGTTCACGTGAACCCGGGGGCGATCGCCGTGCCAGCATCAGACAACGGATCAAGGAGCGGCGGCAGCAGATGCCGTGGTGGCAGGAGATGCCCCTGCTCCTGATCATCGCGTTCTGCATGGCCGTCCTGCTGCGCACGTTCCTGGTGCAGGCGTTCTTCATCCCGTCCGGCTCGATGGAGCCGACGCTGCAGATCGGCGACCGGGTGCTCGTCAACAAGGTCGTCTACGACCTGTGGCAGCCGGAGCGGGGCGAGGTCGTGGTCTTCCGGGGCACGGACAAGTGGGCCCCCGAGGTGGTGCCGGCGCCGACCTCGTCAGGTCTGTTCGGTCGGATCGGGCGCGGGTTCGGCGACCTCGTCGGGTTCAGCGAGCCCAGCGAGAAGGACTTCATCAAACGCATCATCGGGGTACCGGGGGACGTCGTCGCCTGCTGCGACGCCGAGGGCCGGGTCACGGTGAACGGCAAGGGCCTCGACGAGCCCTACGTCGCGGACAACTCGCCGCTGCAGGATCCGATCCCCGGCCAGGAGTGCAGGGCCCGCAAGTTCGTCAAACTGACCGTGCAGCCCGGGCACGTGTTCGTGATGGGCGATCACCGGGGCGTGTCGCAGGACTCCCGATGTAACGGGCAGGTGCCGATCGACAAGATCATTGGCAGGGCGTTCGTGATCGCGTGGCCGGTGGGCCGGTGGGATTCGCTGTCTGTGCCGAAGACCTTTTCCGAGGTACCGAAGTTGAACGCCCTCCGGTTGGAACCACGTCGGGTGGCCATGGCTCCCTTGGGTATGGGTCTGTTAATTCCGAGCATGGCGGTGTCGGTGCACACAGCACGGCGTCGGGGACGTAGGCTCCCTTGGTGATTGCCGAGGAGACCAGTAAGAAGAGTTCTGGATCGTTCTGGCGCGAGCTGCCGTTCCTCCTGGTGGTGGCCGTGGTCGTGGCCCTGCTGGTGCGCGGCTTCGTGCTCCAGACGTTCTACATCCCGTCCGAGTCGATGGAGATGACTCTCGTCAAGGACGACCGCGTCCTGGTCAACAAGCTGGTCTACGACTTCCGTTCCCCGCACCGCGGCGAGGTGATCGTCTTCGAGGCCCCGCAGGGCTGGCGGAGCAATCCGGACGAGAAGGACTTCATCAAGCGCGTCATCGGGGTCGGCGGCGACCATGTCGTGTGCTGCAACGACAAGAACCAGATCATGATCAACGGCGTGCCGCTGGATGAGTCGTCCTACGT
Proteins encoded in this window:
- the rplS gene encoding 50S ribosomal protein L19 produces the protein MNTLDTLDAQSQRTDIPHFRAGDTLKVSVRVVEGNRSRVQAFQGVVIARQGAGLRETFIIRKVSFGVGVERTLPVNSPVIDKIEVVTYGAVRRAKLYYLRELRGKKAKIKERRDPKPVS
- the rimM gene encoding ribosome maturation factor RimM (Essential for efficient processing of 16S rRNA), giving the protein MLIVGRIIRPHGIRGEVVAELRTDDPQDRFVPGTVFTTDPVARGPLTLEYARQHTTAGKARLLLALEEVNDRDTADSLRGVFLGVEVEDLPEIDDPDEFHDHQLVGLAVMVDGEKIGEVSRVIHGPAHDQLVVRRPGTHDALVPFVASIVPEVDVAGGKVVVTPPGGLFDL
- a CDS encoding DUF402 domain-containing protein; translation: MPTEINLYFGSALCQILPVRPVLDDERGPLVALAGGTPVKRTRTERSLRDIPRDEWPEGGFPLEDDVWFGNGVLIFQPHGANHAVWWFFEADGAFAGWYVNLETRSPDGSQVVDQELDIWVEPDRTWSWKDEESFAAKTGDPRFWSAEEAAEIRAEGNRVVKLIEAGEFPFDGTWTDLRP
- the lepB gene encoding signal peptidase I gives rise to the protein MPWWQEMPLLLIIAFCMAVLLRTFLVQAFFIPSGSMEPTLQIGDRVLVNKVVYDLWQPERGEVVVFRGTDKWAPEVVPAPTSSGLFGRIGRGFGDLVGFSEPSEKDFIKRIIGVPGDVVACCDAEGRVTVNGKGLDEPYVADNSPLQDPIPGQECRARKFVKLTVQPGHVFVMGDHRGVSQDSRCNGQVPIDKIIGRAFVIAWPVGRWDSLSVPKTFSEVPKLNALRLEPRRVAMAPLGMGLLIPSMAVSVHTARRRGRRLPW
- the lepB gene encoding signal peptidase I, whose amino-acid sequence is MAEETSKKSSGSFWRELPFLLVVAVVVALLVRGFVLQTFYIPSESMEMTLVKDDRVLVNKLVYDFRSPHRGEVIVFEAPQGWRSNPDEKDFIKRVIGVGGDHVVCCNDKNQIMINGVPLDESSYVYDQPGVERDSSPDPFDVVVPKDRLWVMGDHRYHSGDSREHYVRSSHDATTATISVDSVVGRAFVLFWPFDRARWLSVPDSYDKVSDPPS
- a CDS encoding WD40/YVTN/BNR-like repeat-containing protein; protein product: MMKKIVVTAAAGVSMVLASGVAAEAAPHRSYAWEMNSTPTTSRLRGLAAVNSHIAWASGSQGKILRTVDAGHTWQSVGPAGVDALQFRDIEAFDARNAVALSIGPGQDSRVYVTSDAGKTWTKSFQNADENAFYDCVAFGDRQHGLAMSDPVDGTFRIISTSDGGRSWAVVDPAGMPAALPGEGGFAASGTCLVARGDDYWMATGGAEFARVFHSTDQGRTWTVANTPLRSIPSAGIFSVAFRTATEGIAIGGDFAEPNRAGQLLAVTHDGGATWTEVTDTAPKGYRSGAVWTGEEYIAVGPTGSDYSFDGITWKAFDAGSFDAVSTADGQYTWASGEQGRAARLVVRH
- the trmD gene encoding tRNA (guanosine(37)-N1)-methyltransferase TrmD is translated as MRVDVFTIFPDYLAPLELSLIGKARGTGALDLRATDLRDFTHDVHRTVDDTPYGGGPGMVMRPEPWGQALDTVLTPSSLLLVPSPAGRRFDQAMAHELALEEHLVFACGRYEGIDQRVLSHASGVCRVQEVSLGDYVLFGGEVAVLVVLEAVTRLLPGVLGNADSLLEESHAAGLLEAPMYTKPAEWRGHGVPEILRSGDHAKIARWRRDQALLRTAQQRPDLLKQCYDTLDKRDLATLSEAGFQVSAQDVAE
- a CDS encoding RNA-binding protein; the protein is MLRTQARTPEVLRPALEHLVKGIVEHTDDVRVRMVDSRRGARLEIRVHPDDLGTVIGRGGRTARALRTVVGSIGGRGVRVEIVDAY
- a CDS encoding ABC transporter substrate-binding protein — translated: MTTRRDTLPAFEGAAELMDLLGSLSAPPPNLRWRRWRRRMPVVHLVRGPANADLLDRVKLRFSGRIPTARLQLTAADGDDLRAVLAHIVELLAGARASGGRLRFRRHQLVEYLLQPLPRDGTADAANRDRLRRRLVRWLGAVDQAKEAVPKEWLKVLVGALITPATALAAALVSRFGRHARWLTTQPYLNPAGAAGLTGFSRQLGNARHVERHPVQVEQLLVAAFLADLTAASTHRLAGWTRPRWRRRPVALLIDDLTAAPVGPRLLRALLEERRAVPADPLLLLVADAGPPDGPAGDLAIGAPALRQQLDNGVDGHEIETLVVPDATVPTAEVPFTLRERRLWPGWVWPTVAGVLAVVLIGGVGGSWLRDRRTWSAEHCGLAGPVAGVDVLTVGRECVGVSDGTYPFVNDLDLSQGRAQSDLGVRRAEADRLRAVQATIGARNAEITGSGRPYVTIAHMTAISVASPSGALLRGAREELEGVAVAQRELVESGTPIRVLIANAGYRMGQAPLVADLVAARPGVVAVTGMGQSLAPTRVAMGRLQAAGLPMVGSVTSDDELPGLYPLYHQVGPANLREAAVAAAFARTRLDATTIRVYASGDPDDSYSSNLAHDAEEAFAKAGLAVELPGQGRYRTEAAPALPLPTAAQRGIDACGSDSLPFFAGREAELSEFLSGLSQSCPSKRVRILAGDDATRFVLDGKLVGFPNVELRYLSFASSAALAAGGGPTGCQPARFYQLYQELFARQCDDALDGRALIGRDAVMVVAQAVSRIQERGARIPVSPGEVRWGIWRIGDPRPFVGASGLIDYSHAATGQVPRNKVVLVMLAQVGQPRPTLEWQCGTLDDAHPAARGCPME
- the rpsP gene encoding 30S ribosomal protein S16 gives rise to the protein MATKIRLLRMGKIRNPQYRIVVADSRTKRDGKAIEFLGIYHPKEEPSLIEVNSERAQYWLGVGAQPSEPVLALLKLTGDWQKFKGLEAPAPLKVAAPRADKKAAYEAESKVAAGLAEAPKAEKKPAKKAAEKTEAPKAEAAPAVEAETKTEEQAVVADAGADA